From one Amycolatopsis sp. FDAARGOS 1241 genomic stretch:
- a CDS encoding alkyl/aryl-sulfatase, which yields MHPSLWRQAQLVALHGLYKVTEGIYQVRGLDLSNLTLVEGRDGVVVIDPLISAETAAAALRLYREHRGERPVTAVIYTHSHVDHFGGVRGVVDGADVESGCVPVLAPQGFLHHAVVENVYAGTAMGRRAAYMYGAALPVGPAGQLGAGLGMSTSTGTVTLIPPTLDVTHTGQEERLDGVRMVFQLTPGTEAPAEMNSFFPDHGALCMAENATHTLHNLLTLRGALVRDPHGWARYLTEAIELFADATSVEFASHHWPTWGRAEVTALLSEQRDVYAYQHDQTLRLLNKGYVGAEIAEVLELPPALARAWHARGYYGSLSHNVKAVYQRYLGWFDGNPAHLWPHPPEQAARRYVDAIGGPEAVLTVARRALADGDLRWVAELAGHLVFAEPANAEARELQARAFEQLGFGAENATWRNFYLTGAAELRGHDVGTPTSPASPDLVAQLTVPQLFDSLAIQVDGPRAADERIVLDWTVGADPTGQYWSRLSNGVLTHGPGPSREPAEAHVRLRKAALVALVAGGVAPAELAKSGQLAVDGPAAVLTRLLAALDPPDPDFAIVTP from the coding sequence GTGCACCCGAGCCTGTGGCGCCAGGCCCAGCTCGTCGCGCTGCACGGTCTGTACAAGGTCACCGAAGGCATCTACCAGGTGCGCGGACTGGACCTGTCCAACCTGACGCTGGTCGAAGGCCGCGACGGCGTCGTCGTCATCGACCCCCTGATCTCGGCCGAAACGGCGGCCGCCGCGCTGCGCCTGTACCGCGAGCACCGCGGCGAGCGGCCGGTGACGGCCGTGATCTACACCCACAGCCACGTCGACCACTTCGGCGGCGTGCGCGGCGTGGTCGACGGCGCCGACGTCGAGTCCGGTTGCGTGCCCGTGCTCGCGCCGCAGGGATTCCTCCACCACGCCGTGGTCGAGAACGTCTACGCGGGCACCGCGATGGGCCGGCGCGCGGCCTACATGTACGGCGCTGCCCTACCGGTCGGACCGGCCGGGCAGCTGGGCGCCGGACTCGGGATGAGCACGTCGACCGGCACGGTCACGCTCATCCCGCCGACGCTCGATGTCACCCACACCGGCCAGGAGGAGCGCCTCGACGGCGTCCGGATGGTCTTCCAGCTGACGCCGGGCACGGAGGCGCCGGCGGAGATGAACTCCTTCTTCCCCGACCACGGCGCCCTCTGCATGGCCGAGAACGCGACCCACACGCTGCACAACCTGCTGACGCTGCGCGGCGCCCTGGTCCGCGATCCACACGGCTGGGCGCGCTACCTCACCGAGGCGATCGAGCTGTTCGCCGACGCGACGAGCGTCGAGTTCGCCTCCCACCACTGGCCCACGTGGGGCCGTGCCGAAGTCACCGCCCTGCTTTCCGAGCAGCGTGACGTCTACGCCTACCAGCACGACCAGACCCTGCGGCTGCTGAACAAGGGTTACGTCGGTGCCGAGATCGCGGAGGTGCTCGAACTGCCGCCGGCGCTCGCCCGCGCCTGGCACGCGCGCGGCTACTACGGCTCGCTGAGCCACAACGTCAAAGCCGTCTACCAGCGCTACCTCGGCTGGTTCGACGGCAACCCGGCGCACCTGTGGCCGCACCCGCCCGAGCAGGCGGCCCGCCGTTACGTCGACGCGATCGGCGGCCCCGAAGCCGTCCTCACGGTCGCGCGCCGGGCGCTGGCCGACGGCGACCTCCGCTGGGTCGCCGAACTCGCCGGGCACCTCGTGTTCGCGGAGCCCGCCAACGCCGAAGCCCGCGAGCTGCAGGCGAGGGCGTTCGAACAGCTCGGCTTCGGCGCGGAAAACGCGACGTGGCGCAACTTCTACCTCACCGGCGCCGCCGAACTGCGCGGACACGACGTCGGCACCCCGACCTCCCCGGCGTCGCCGGACCTGGTCGCGCAGCTGACCGTCCCGCAGCTCTTCGACAGCCTGGCGATCCAGGTCGACGGCCCGCGCGCGGCCGACGAACGGATCGTGCTCGACTGGACCGTCGGCGCCGACCCCACCGGGCAGTACTGGTCCCGGCTGAGCAACGGCGTGCTCACGCACGGGCCTGGTCCGTCCCGTGAACCAGCCGAGGCCCACGTTCGCCTCCGCAAGGCGGCGCTGGTGGCCCTCGTCGCCGGTGGTGTCGCGCCGGCCGAGCTGGCGAAGTCCGGTCAGCTGGCCGTCGACGGTCCCGCCGCCGTGCTCACCCGGCTGCTGGCGGCGCTCGACCCGCCCGATCCGGACTTCGCGATCGTCACCCCGTGA